From Vigna unguiculata cultivar IT97K-499-35 chromosome 5, ASM411807v1, whole genome shotgun sequence, the proteins below share one genomic window:
- the LOC114186022 gene encoding alpha-soluble NSF attachment protein 2-like — MADQVSKAEEFEKKAEKKLSGWALFGSKYEDAADLFEKAANSFKLAKSWDRAGGTYLKLANCHLKSESKHEAAQAHVDAAHCYKKTNINEAISCLNRAVNLYCDIGRLSMAARYLKEIAELYESEQNIEKALVYYEKSADFYQNEEVTTTANQCKQKVAQFAAQLEQYQKSIEIYEDIARQSLSNNLLKYGVKGHLLNAGICQLCKGDIVAITNALERYQELDPTFSSTRECRLLADIAAAIDEEDVGKFTDAVKDFDSMTPLDSWKTTLLLRVKEKLKAKELEEDDLT; from the exons ATGGCGGATCAGGTGTCGAAGGCCGAAGAATTCGAGAAGAAAGCTGAGAAGAAGCTCAGTGGCTGGGCCTTGTTTGGCTCCAAATACGAGGATGCTGCAGATCTCTTCGAGAAAGCCGCCAATTCCTTCAAGCTTGCCAAATcat GGGACAGAGCTGGGGGGACATACCTAAAGTTAGCAAATTGCCATTTGAAG TCTGAAAGCAAGCATGAAGCTGCACAGGCCCATGTTGACGCTGCACATTGCTACaagaaaactaatataaatG AGGCTATATCTTGCTTAAACCGTGCTGTAAACCTTTACTGTGACATTGGAAGACTCTCTATGGCTGCTAGATATTTAAAG GAAATTGCTGAATTGTATGAGTCTGAACAGAATATTGAGAAAGCTCTTGTTTACTATGAAAAATCGGCTGATTTTTATCAAAATGAAGAGGTGACAACTACTGCGAACCAATGCAAACAAAAAGTTGCTCAATTTGCTGCTCAGTTAGAACA ATATCAAAAGTCAATTGAGATTTACGAAGATATAGCTCGTCAATCCCTCAGCAACAATTTATTGAAGTACGGTGTTAAAGGACACCTGCTGAATGCTGGCATCTGTCAACTCTGTAAAGGGGACATTGTTGCTATAACCAATGCATTGGAACGATATCAG GAATTGGATCCAACATTTTCGTCAACACGAGAGTGTAGATTGTTGGCG GATATTGCTGCTGCTATTGATGAAGAAGATGTGGGGAAGTTTACTGATGCTGTGAAGGATTTTGATAGCATGACCCCACTG GATTCATGGAAGACCACACTTCTTTTGAGGGTGAAGGAAAAGCTGAAAGCGAAAGAACTTGAGGAGGATGATCTTACTTGA